The proteins below come from a single Candidatus Planktophila dulcis genomic window:
- the rpsG gene encoding 30S ribosomal protein S7, with amino-acid sequence MPRKGPVVKTPVVADPVYSSPIVTALINRVLLHGKRSTAEAIVYNALEGTRKKTDVDPLITLKRALDNIKPAVEVRSRRVGGATYQVPIEVKASRSSTLALRWLVDYSRDRREKSMSERLQNELIDAANGLGAAVKRREDTHKMAEANKAFAHYRW; translated from the coding sequence ATGCCACGTAAAGGTCCTGTAGTAAAGACTCCTGTAGTTGCTGATCCTGTTTACAGCTCACCAATCGTTACAGCGCTTATCAACCGTGTACTCCTTCACGGCAAGCGCTCAACAGCAGAAGCAATTGTTTACAACGCTCTCGAAGGCACACGCAAGAAGACAGATGTTGATCCACTGATCACACTCAAGCGCGCACTCGATAACATCAAGCCTGCTGTTGAAGTTCGCTCACGCCGCGTTGGTGGAGCTACATACCAGGTGCCAATTGAAGTCAAGGCTTCACGTTCTTCAACACTTGCTCTTCGCTGGCTCGTTGATTACTCACGTGATCGCCGCGAAAAGTCAATGTCAGAGCGTCTTCAGAATGAATTGATCGATGCAGCAAATGGTCTCGGAGCAGCTGTAAAGCGCCGCGAAGATACCCACAAAATGGCTGAAGCAAATAAGGCATTTGCTCACTACCGCTGGTAA
- the rpsL gene encoding 30S ribosomal protein S12 codes for MPTIQQLVRRGRAEKTTKTNTPALKGSPQRRGVCTRVYTTTPKKPNSALRKVARVRLTSGMEVTAYIPGEGHNLQEHSIVLVRGGRVKDLPGVRYKIIRGSLDTQGVKNRKQSRSRYGAKREKKAS; via the coding sequence GTGCCAACTATTCAACAGTTAGTGCGTCGTGGTCGTGCAGAAAAGACTACGAAGACAAATACACCTGCGCTAAAGGGTTCACCTCAGCGTCGTGGTGTGTGCACACGTGTGTATACAACAACACCTAAGAAGCCAAACTCTGCGCTTCGTAAAGTTGCACGTGTTCGTCTTACTAGCGGCATGGAAGTTACTGCATACATTCCAGGTGAAGGTCACAACCTTCAAGAGCACTCGATCGTTCTTGTTCGCGGAGGCCGCGTTAAGGATCTTCCAGGTGTTCGTTACAAAATTATTCGTGGATCACTTGATACACAAGGTGTTAAGAACCGTAAGCAGTCACGTTCACGTTACGGTGCTAAGAGAGAGAAGAAGGCTAGCTAA
- a CDS encoding DNA-directed RNA polymerase subunit beta', with protein MLDVNFFDELRIGLASAQNIRDWSFGEVKKPETINYRTLKPEKDGLFDEKIFGPTRDWECYCGKYKRVRFKGIICERCGVEVTRAKVRRERMGHIELAAPVTHIWYFKGVPSRLGYLLDLAPKDLEKVIYFAAYMITEVDAEAREEDMPQLEKKLANDRKKIETKRDVDLDTRTRKLEADIAELESEDAKSDVKRKVRESAERELKAIRERSERELTRLEDVWSRFKNLKVQDLEGDENLYREMRDRYGMYFKGDMGAAAIKRRLETFDLETEHAMLTDLSENGKGAKKTRAIKRLKVVNAFMTTTNHPASMVLDCVPVIPPDLRPMVQLDGGRFATSDLNDLYRRVINRNNRLKRLADLGAPEIIVNNEKRMLQEAVDALFDNGRRGRPVTGPGNRALKSLSDMLKGKQGRFRQNLLGKRVDYSGRSVIVVGPQLKLHQCGLPKQMALELFKPFVMKRLVDLNHAQNIKSAKRMVERARPVVWDVLEEVIAEHPVLLNRAPTLHRLGIQAFEPQLVEGKAIQIHPLVCTAFNADFDGDQMAVHLPLSAEAQAEARILMLSSNNILSPANGRPITSPTQDMVLGLYYMTMEREAELGEGRAFGSIAEAIMAHDQHSVSLQAKVKIRVKGETLETTIGRALFNEALPDDFPFVDHDVTKKALGAIVDKLAEFYPKVTVAQTLDALKSLGFHWATRAGVTIGIEDVVTPPRKREILDGYETQADKVQSQYEKGLITDDERRQELIEIWTKATAEVGKSMEDNFPRLNPVWMMVFSGARGNMMQIRQIAGMRGLVANPKGEIIPRPIKSNFREGLSVLEYFISTHGARKGLADTALRTADSGYLTRRLCDVAQDVIIREEDCGTDRGLALPIAIRQQAGNLVKHDHVETSVYGRTLAEDIEVNGEVLAKAGSDLGDRVIDALVAAGVDEVKIRSVLTCDSKVGQCAACYGRSLAAGQLVAVGEAVGIIAAQSIGEPGTQLTMRTFHTGGVAGDDITHGLPRIVELFEARTPKGVAPIAEAAGVVTFREDAKGKKIIVTPDDGGEEVAYPITRRQKLLVEEGTRVEVGQKMVVGAIDPKQVLRILGPRATQVHLVNEIQSVYRSQGVGIHDKHIEVIVRQMLKRITVLEAGDTEMLPGELVERGRFEAENRRVVTTGGKAASGRPELMGITKASLATESWLSAASFQETTRVLTDAALSEKSDPLLGLKENVIIGKLIPAGTGLARYRNIRVEPTEEAKAAVYAAYDEYDFTPFDQGGSGEAVRLDEVEIPR; from the coding sequence ATGTTAGATGTCAACTTCTTTGATGAACTACGAATCGGTCTTGCATCGGCTCAAAATATTCGTGATTGGTCATTTGGCGAAGTAAAGAAGCCAGAGACAATCAACTACCGCACACTCAAGCCAGAGAAGGACGGACTCTTCGATGAGAAGATCTTCGGACCAACTCGTGACTGGGAATGTTATTGCGGCAAGTACAAGCGCGTTCGATTTAAGGGAATCATCTGCGAGCGTTGCGGCGTTGAAGTAACACGCGCAAAGGTTCGTCGCGAACGTATGGGTCACATCGAGCTTGCAGCTCCTGTTACTCACATCTGGTACTTCAAGGGTGTTCCATCACGCCTTGGCTACCTACTTGACCTTGCTCCAAAGGATCTTGAGAAGGTTATCTATTTCGCTGCTTACATGATCACAGAAGTTGATGCTGAAGCTCGTGAAGAAGATATGCCACAGCTTGAGAAGAAGCTTGCTAACGATCGCAAGAAGATCGAGACAAAGCGCGATGTAGATCTTGATACTCGTACAAGGAAGCTCGAGGCAGATATTGCTGAACTCGAATCTGAAGATGCGAAGTCAGATGTGAAGCGCAAAGTTCGTGAATCTGCAGAGCGTGAGCTCAAGGCAATCCGCGAGCGTTCAGAGCGCGAACTCACACGTCTTGAAGATGTCTGGTCACGCTTTAAGAACCTTAAGGTTCAAGATCTCGAAGGTGATGAGAACCTCTACCGCGAAATGCGTGACCGTTACGGCATGTACTTCAAGGGAGATATGGGCGCTGCTGCAATTAAGCGTCGCCTAGAAACTTTCGACCTCGAGACAGAGCATGCAATGCTCACCGATCTTTCTGAAAATGGAAAGGGCGCAAAGAAGACTCGTGCTATCAAGCGCCTGAAGGTTGTCAACGCATTTATGACAACTACAAACCACCCAGCATCAATGGTTCTCGATTGCGTACCGGTTATCCCACCTGATCTGCGCCCAATGGTTCAGCTCGATGGTGGACGCTTTGCGACTTCAGATCTGAATGATCTCTATCGCCGCGTTATCAACCGTAACAATCGTTTGAAGCGTCTTGCTGATCTCGGTGCTCCAGAGATCATCGTTAACAATGAAAAGCGTATGTTGCAGGAAGCTGTAGATGCGTTGTTCGATAACGGTCGTCGTGGTCGTCCAGTAACTGGCCCAGGAAACCGTGCACTGAAGTCACTTTCAGACATGCTCAAGGGTAAGCAGGGACGTTTCCGTCAGAACTTGCTCGGAAAGCGCGTTGACTACTCAGGTCGTTCAGTAATCGTTGTTGGTCCACAGTTGAAGTTGCACCAGTGCGGTCTGCCAAAGCAGATGGCTCTTGAGCTCTTCAAGCCATTCGTAATGAAGCGTCTTGTTGACCTTAACCACGCGCAGAACATTAAATCTGCAAAGCGCATGGTTGAACGTGCTCGTCCAGTTGTGTGGGATGTTCTTGAAGAAGTAATTGCAGAACATCCAGTGCTCCTGAACCGCGCTCCTACACTTCACCGTTTAGGTATCCAGGCATTTGAACCACAACTGGTTGAAGGTAAGGCAATTCAGATTCACCCACTCGTATGTACAGCATTTAACGCTGACTTCGACGGTGACCAGATGGCTGTTCACCTTCCATTGTCTGCAGAAGCGCAGGCTGAAGCACGCATCTTGATGTTATCTTCAAATAACATCTTGTCACCAGCTAACGGTCGTCCAATCACATCTCCAACACAGGACATGGTTCTTGGTCTTTATTACATGACTATGGAACGTGAAGCAGAGCTTGGTGAAGGTCGCGCATTCGGATCTATCGCTGAAGCAATCATGGCTCACGATCAGCACTCTGTTTCATTGCAGGCAAAGGTCAAGATTCGCGTTAAGGGAGAAACTCTCGAGACAACTATTGGCCGCGCACTCTTTAATGAAGCACTGCCTGATGATTTCCCATTCGTTGATCACGATGTAACTAAGAAGGCTCTCGGCGCAATCGTCGACAAGCTTGCTGAGTTCTATCCAAAGGTCACAGTTGCACAGACACTCGATGCACTGAAGTCACTCGGTTTCCACTGGGCAACTCGTGCTGGCGTAACAATCGGTATCGAAGATGTTGTAACACCTCCTCGTAAGCGTGAAATCCTCGACGGCTATGAAACACAAGCTGACAAGGTTCAATCACAGTACGAAAAGGGCCTCATCACAGATGACGAGCGTCGCCAGGAACTCATTGAGATCTGGACTAAGGCAACTGCTGAAGTTGGAAAGTCAATGGAAGATAACTTCCCACGTCTGAACCCAGTCTGGATGATGGTCTTCTCAGGTGCTCGTGGAAATATGATGCAGATTCGTCAGATCGCAGGTATGCGCGGACTCGTTGCAAACCCAAAGGGTGAAATTATTCCTCGCCCAATTAAGTCCAACTTCCGTGAAGGCTTGTCTGTTCTTGAGTACTTCATCTCTACACACGGTGCACGTAAGGGTCTTGCAGATACAGCGCTTCGTACCGCTGACTCTGGTTACCTCACACGACGTCTCTGCGACGTTGCACAAGATGTGATTATTCGCGAAGAAGATTGTGGAACCGATCGTGGTCTCGCACTTCCCATCGCTATCCGTCAGCAAGCTGGCAACCTTGTTAAGCACGATCACGTTGAAACATCTGTCTATGGCCGCACATTGGCTGAGGACATTGAAGTCAATGGTGAAGTTCTTGCTAAGGCTGGCTCAGATCTTGGTGACCGCGTCATCGATGCACTTGTTGCAGCTGGAGTAGATGAAGTCAAGATTCGCTCAGTTCTTACTTGCGATAGCAAGGTCGGACAGTGCGCAGCTTGCTACGGTCGCTCACTTGCTGCAGGTCAACTCGTTGCAGTTGGTGAAGCAGTCGGAATTATCGCTGCACAGTCAATCGGTGAACCAGGTACACAGCTCACAATGCGTACCTTCCACACTGGTGGCGTTGCAGGTGATGACATTACTCACGGTCTTCCACGTATCGTCGAGCTCTTCGAGGCACGTACACCTAAGGGTGTTGCGCCAATCGCAGAAGCTGCAGGCGTTGTGACATTCCGTGAAGATGCAAAGGGTAAGAAAATCATCGTAACCCCTGATGATGGTGGCGAAGAAGTTGCTTACCCAATCACACGCCGTCAGAAGCTACTTGTTGAAGAAGGAACACGCGTTGAAGTTGGCCAGAAGATGGTCGTCGGCGCAATTGATCCAAAGCAGGTACTTCGTATTCTTGGACCACGTGCAACTCAGGTTCACTTGGTTAACGAAATCCAATCTGTTTACCGCTCACAAGGCGTAGGCATTCACGATAAGCACATCGAAGTAATCGTTCGCCAGATGCTTAAGCGCATCACAGTTCTTGAAGCTGGCGATACTGAAATGCTTCCAGGTGAACTCGTTGAACGCGGTCGCTTTGAAGCTGAAAACCGTCGCGTTGTTACAACCGGTGGCAAGGCTGCATCTGGTCGCCCAGAACTTATGGGTATCACCAAGGCATCACTTGCAACAGAGTCATGGTTGTCAGCTGCTTCATTCCAGGAAACAACTCGCGTGCTTACAGATGCTGCGCTCTCTGAGAAATCTGATCCACTCTTGGGTCTTAAGGAGAACGTCATCATCGGTAAGTTGATTCCAGCAGGTACAGGCCTTGCCCGTTACCGCAATATCCGAGTTGAGCCAACGGAAGAGGCAAAGGCAGCGGTTTACGCAGCTTATGACGAGTATGACTTCACACCATTTGATCAAGGTGGTTCAGGTGAAGCAGTTCGCCTTGATGAAGTGGAGATTCCTCGCTAA
- the rpoB gene encoding DNA-directed RNA polymerase subunit beta, translating into MAAKKSSTAPRRISFAKIREPLEVPNLLALQVESVDWLLGNDLWRSRLAESTNTNRGELPAKSGLEEIFEEISPIEDFQGTMSLSFRDHRFEPPKYSIADCKERDMTYAQPLFVTAEFTNNETGEIKSQTVFMGDFPVMTPRGTFVINGTERVVVSQIVRSPGVYFERQIEKTSDKDVFTSKIIPSRGAWLEFEVDKKDLVGVRIDRKRKQSVTVFLKALGWTDEQIRTEFGDFASMMATLDKDTVKTQDEALLDIYRKMRPGEPPTKEAAQNLIENLYFNPKRYDLAKVGRFKVNKKLGLDLELSQSMLTISDIVATLRYLVALHRGDLTMDYGREVRVEKDDIDHFGNRRLRTVGELIQNQVRIGLSRMERVVRERMTTQDVEAITPQTLINIRPVVASIKEFFGTSQLSQFMDQTNPLSGLTHKRRLSALGPGGLSRDRAGFEVRDVHPSHYGRMCPIETPEGPNIGLIGSLATYARVTAFGFIETPYRKVVKGKVTDQVDYLTADEEDEHIIAQANAPLTADSHFAEARVLVRRRGGEVEYIIADEVDYMDVSPRQMVSVATAMIPFLEHDDANRALMGSNMMRQSVPLMRAEAPFIGTGMEFRAAVDAGDVVTATKAGVVSEVAADEVKVMGDDGTYQTYSLAKFTRSNQGTSYNQKVVVTEGQKLEVGSVIADGPCTQNGEMALGKNLLVAFMSWEGHNYEDAIILSQRLVQDDVLTSIHIEEYEVDARDTKLGAEEITRDIPNVSEEVLADLDERGIIRVGADVVPGDILVGKVTPKGETELTPEERLLRAIFGEKAREVRDTSLKVPHGESGKVIGVKIFESEEGFELPAGVNQLVRVYVAQKRKIQDGDKLAGRHGNKGVISKILPVEDMPFLEDGTPVDVVLNPLGVPGRMNVGQVLEMHLGWVAKTGWDVSGVSEAWANHLKEIGAEKGAPGTNLATPVFDGALEDEISGLLSSTLANRDGNQLIGRSGKARLFDGRSGEPYPTPISVGYMYILKLHHLVDDKIHARSTGPYSMITQQPLGGKAQFGGQRFGEMEVWALEAYGAAYTLQELLTIKSDDVLGRVKVYEAIVKGENIPEPGIPESFKVLIKEMQSLCLNVEVLSSEGVAIEMRDNDEEIFRAAEELGINLSRVEPSSVEEI; encoded by the coding sequence TTGGCCGCGAAAAAGAGTTCAACTGCCCCCCGTCGTATTTCGTTCGCAAAGATCCGTGAACCGCTAGAAGTTCCAAATCTGCTCGCGCTGCAAGTTGAAAGCGTTGACTGGTTACTTGGTAACGATCTATGGCGTTCACGTCTTGCTGAATCAACCAACACCAATCGTGGAGAACTTCCTGCGAAGTCCGGTTTGGAAGAAATCTTTGAAGAGATTTCACCAATCGAAGATTTCCAAGGAACGATGTCGCTCTCATTCCGCGACCACCGCTTCGAGCCACCTAAGTATTCAATCGCTGATTGCAAAGAACGCGATATGACATATGCACAGCCACTCTTCGTGACTGCAGAATTTACTAACAACGAGACTGGCGAAATTAAGTCGCAGACAGTCTTCATGGGCGACTTCCCTGTTATGACACCACGTGGAACTTTCGTTATTAACGGAACAGAGCGCGTTGTTGTTTCACAGATTGTTCGTTCACCTGGCGTGTATTTCGAACGTCAAATTGAAAAGACATCAGATAAAGATGTATTTACTTCAAAGATCATTCCAAGCCGCGGTGCTTGGCTTGAATTCGAAGTTGATAAGAAGGATCTCGTCGGCGTTCGTATCGATCGCAAGCGTAAGCAATCTGTAACAGTATTTCTTAAGGCTCTCGGTTGGACCGATGAACAAATTCGCACGGAGTTTGGTGACTTCGCTTCAATGATGGCAACTCTTGATAAGGACACTGTGAAGACACAGGATGAAGCGCTCCTTGATATCTATCGCAAGATGCGTCCTGGTGAGCCTCCAACGAAGGAAGCTGCACAGAACCTCATTGAAAACCTTTACTTCAACCCTAAGCGTTATGACTTGGCCAAGGTCGGTCGCTTTAAGGTCAATAAGAAGCTCGGTCTAGATCTTGAGCTCTCACAGAGCATGCTCACAATCTCAGATATCGTCGCAACACTTCGCTACCTCGTAGCGTTGCACCGCGGCGATCTCACAATGGATTACGGCCGCGAAGTTCGCGTTGAGAAGGACGATATCGATCACTTCGGTAACCGTCGCCTTCGTACCGTTGGTGAACTTATTCAGAACCAGGTTCGTATCGGACTCTCACGTATGGAACGTGTTGTTCGCGAACGTATGACTACACAAGATGTCGAAGCAATTACTCCACAGACGCTGATCAACATCCGTCCGGTTGTTGCATCAATCAAGGAGTTCTTCGGAACATCTCAGTTGTCACAGTTCATGGATCAGACAAACCCACTTTCAGGTCTTACACACAAGCGTCGTCTTTCAGCGCTCGGACCTGGCGGTCTCTCTCGTGATCGCGCGGGCTTTGAAGTTCGTGACGTTCACCCATCTCACTACGGTCGTATGTGTCCAATCGAAACTCCTGAAGGTCCAAACATTGGTCTTATCGGTTCGCTTGCAACATATGCACGAGTAACTGCATTTGGATTTATCGAAACTCCTTATCGCAAGGTTGTGAAGGGTAAGGTCACCGATCAGGTTGATTACCTCACAGCTGATGAAGAGGATGAGCACATCATCGCTCAGGCAAATGCTCCACTCACAGCAGATAGCCACTTCGCAGAAGCACGCGTACTCGTACGTCGTCGCGGTGGCGAAGTTGAATACATCATTGCTGATGAAGTGGATTACATGGATGTATCTCCTCGTCAGATGGTTTCTGTTGCAACAGCAATGATTCCGTTCCTCGAGCACGATGATGCAAACCGCGCACTCATGGGTTCTAACATGATGCGTCAGTCAGTTCCTTTGATGCGTGCAGAAGCACCATTTATCGGTACTGGTATGGAATTCCGCGCAGCTGTCGATGCTGGTGACGTTGTCACAGCAACAAAGGCTGGCGTAGTAAGTGAAGTCGCAGCTGATGAAGTTAAGGTCATGGGCGATGACGGTACTTACCAAACATATTCACTCGCTAAGTTCACACGTTCTAACCAGGGAACTTCATACAACCAGAAGGTTGTTGTTACTGAAGGCCAGAAGCTAGAAGTTGGCTCAGTCATCGCAGATGGTCCTTGTACACAAAACGGTGAAATGGCACTTGGTAAGAACCTCCTCGTGGCATTTATGTCATGGGAAGGTCACAACTACGAAGATGCAATCATCCTTTCGCAGCGCCTGGTTCAGGATGATGTTCTTACATCAATCCACATCGAGGAGTATGAAGTTGATGCACGCGATACCAAGCTTGGTGCCGAAGAAATCACTCGCGATATCCCTAACGTCTCTGAAGAAGTTCTTGCAGATCTCGACGAGCGCGGAATCATCCGCGTTGGCGCCGATGTTGTGCCAGGAGATATCTTGGTTGGAAAGGTAACTCCTAAGGGAGAAACTGAACTCACACCAGAAGAGCGTTTGCTCCGTGCAATCTTTGGTGAGAAGGCTCGCGAAGTTCGCGATACATCACTCAAGGTTCCACACGGTGAATCAGGAAAAGTTATCGGCGTAAAGATCTTCGAATCTGAAGAAGGCTTCGAGCTTCCAGCAGGTGTGAACCAGTTGGTTCGCGTCTATGTTGCGCAGAAGCGCAAGATTCAAGATGGTGACAAGCTTGCTGGTCGCCACGGTAATAAGGGTGTTATCTCAAAGATTCTTCCAGTGGAAGATATGCCATTCCTTGAAGATGGAACTCCAGTCGATGTTGTCTTGAACCCACTTGGTGTTCCAGGACGTATGAACGTTGGACAGGTTCTTGAAATGCACCTCGGTTGGGTTGCAAAGACAGGTTGGGATGTATCTGGTGTCTCTGAAGCGTGGGCAAACCACCTTAAGGAGATCGGCGCAGAAAAGGGCGCACCAGGAACCAACCTTGCAACTCCGGTCTTCGATGGTGCGTTAGAAGATGAAATTTCAGGTCTTCTCTCTTCAACACTTGCAAACCGCGATGGCAATCAACTTATTGGTCGCTCAGGAAAGGCTCGTCTATTCGACGGCCGTTCTGGCGAGCCATACCCAACTCCAATTTCAGTTGGATACATGTATATCTTGAAGCTCCACCACTTGGTTGATGACAAGATCCACGCACGTTCAACTGGTCCATACTCAATGATCACTCAGCAACCACTCGGTGGTAAGGCTCAATTCGGTGGTCAGCGATTTGGTGAGATGGAGGTGTGGGCACTTGAAGCTTACGGCGCCGCATACACACTCCAAGAGTTGCTCACTATTAAATCTGACGATGTTCTCGGACGCGTCAAGGTTTACGAAGCCATTGTTAAGGGCGAGAACATCCCAGAACCAGGTATCCCTGAGTCATTCAAGGTACTTATCAAGGAGATGCAGTCACTCTGCCTCAATGTCGAAGTCCTCTCTTCTGAAGGTGTCGCAATTGAAATGCGCGATAACGATGAAGAGATTTTCCGTGCCGCCGAAGAACTAGGTATCAACTTGTCACGAGTTGAGCCAAGCTCAGTAGAAGAAATTTAA
- the rplL gene encoding 50S ribosomal protein L7/L12 yields MAKLSQADLMTQFKEMSLVELSEFVKAFETEFDVTAAAPVAAAGGAAAAGGGASEAQDEFTVILEEAGAQKIAVIKEVRNLNSALGLKEAKDLVDATPATLLEKVNKETADKAKAALEAAGAKVTVK; encoded by the coding sequence ATGGCAAAGCTCTCACAAGCAGATTTGATGACACAGTTCAAGGAAATGTCACTTGTTGAACTCTCAGAGTTCGTCAAGGCATTTGAAACTGAGTTTGATGTAACAGCTGCAGCACCAGTTGCAGCAGCAGGTGGCGCAGCAGCAGCAGGCGGCGGCGCATCTGAAGCACAGGATGAGTTCACAGTTATCCTCGAAGAAGCAGGCGCACAGAAGATTGCGGTTATCAAGGAAGTTCGTAACCTCAACTCAGCTCTTGGTCTTAAGGAAGCTAAGGATCTCGTCGATGCAACTCCAGCAACCCTTCTTGAGAAGGTCAACAAGGAGACTGCAGATAAGGCAAAGGCAGCTCTTGAAGCAGCTGGCGCAAAGGTCACAGTTAAGTAA
- the rplJ gene encoding 50S ribosomal protein L10, with protein sequence MARPDKAAAVAEMTEDFKSATATYLTEYRGLTVTSMKALRRSLGADTKYSVVKNTLTKIAAKNAGVDISDDLLAGPSAVAFIKGDAIDAARNLKNFQKENPLLIIKGGIYEGKFVTTAEIMKLADLESREVLLAKLAGAMKGSLAKAARTFDALRIKMEAGAPAAAPVAEAAPAPVAEEAPAVEAEAPVAEAVVTEEVVAEVAAEATDAAETPAE encoded by the coding sequence ATGGCTCGCCCAGATAAAGCAGCAGCAGTTGCTGAAATGACTGAAGACTTCAAGTCAGCTACTGCTACATACCTCACCGAATATCGCGGTCTTACCGTGACTTCGATGAAGGCTCTACGCCGCAGCCTTGGTGCAGATACCAAGTACAGCGTCGTAAAGAACACTCTTACAAAGATTGCAGCGAAGAACGCTGGCGTAGACATCTCAGATGATCTTCTCGCTGGTCCATCAGCTGTTGCATTCATTAAGGGCGATGCAATCGATGCAGCTCGTAACCTAAAGAACTTCCAGAAGGAAAATCCACTTCTTATCATCAAGGGTGGAATTTACGAAGGAAAGTTTGTTACAACAGCAGAGATCATGAAGCTCGCAGACCTCGAGTCACGCGAAGTACTTCTTGCAAAGCTTGCTGGTGCTATGAAGGGATCGCTTGCTAAGGCAGCGCGTACCTTCGATGCACTTCGCATCAAGATGGAGGCAGGCGCACCAGCGGCTGCACCTGTCGCAGAAGCTGCTCCAGCTCCAGTAGCTGAAGAAGCTCCAGCAGTAGAAGCGGAAGCACCAGTTGCTGAAGCAGTTGTAACAGAAGAAGTTGTCGCTGAAGTTGCTGCAGAAGCAACAGATGCAGCAGAAACTCCAGCGGAATAA
- the rplA gene encoding 50S ribosomal protein L1 — MKRSKKYNEVAAKVIKDHLYTPLQAVTLAKETTTTKYDSTIDVALVLGVDPKKADQAIRSTVNLPHGTGKTARVLVFANGERAEEARAAGADIVGGDELIDEVSKGRLDFDAVVATPDLMAKVGRLGKVLGTRGLMPNPKTGTVTTDVTKAVNDIKGGKIEFRVDKNSNLHFIIGKASFTAEQLADNYAAALEEVLRVKPNSSKGRYIAKAVVSSSMGPGIAVDPNLTREPSAN, encoded by the coding sequence ATGAAGCGCTCAAAGAAGTACAACGAAGTAGCAGCGAAGGTCATCAAGGACCACCTCTACACACCTCTTCAGGCAGTAACACTTGCTAAAGAGACAACAACAACTAAGTACGACTCAACAATTGATGTTGCACTCGTTCTTGGCGTTGACCCAAAGAAGGCTGATCAAGCAATTCGTTCAACTGTTAACTTGCCACACGGCACAGGTAAGACAGCTCGCGTCTTGGTATTTGCTAACGGTGAGCGCGCTGAAGAAGCTCGCGCAGCTGGTGCAGATATCGTCGGTGGCGATGAACTCATTGATGAAGTTTCAAAGGGACGCCTGGACTTCGATGCAGTTGTTGCAACTCCAGATTTGATGGCCAAGGTTGGTCGTCTCGGTAAGGTCCTCGGAACACGTGGATTGATGCCAAACCCAAAGACAGGAACAGTGACAACAGATGTCACTAAGGCTGTTAATGACATCAAGGGTGGAAAGATTGAATTCCGCGTTGATAAGAACTCAAACCTTCACTTCATCATCGGCAAGGCATCATTTACTGCAGAACAACTTGCAGATAACTATGCAGCAGCTCTTGAAGAAGTACTTCGCGTGAAGCCAAACTCTTCAAAGGGTCGCTACATCGCAAAGGCTGTTGTCTCATCATCGATGGGACCTGGAATCGCTGTAGATCCAAACCTCACACGCGAACCATCAGCTAACTAG
- the rplK gene encoding 50S ribosomal protein L11: MAPKKKVTGFIKLQIQAGAATPAPPVGPALGQHGVNIMEFVKAYNAATESQKGQIIPVEITVYEDRSFDFITKTPPASRLILKAAGVEKGSAIPHKNKVANITMAQVKEIANTKMADLNANDIDAAALIIAGTARSMGITVSA, encoded by the coding sequence ATGGCACCAAAGAAGAAGGTCACCGGATTCATCAAGTTGCAGATCCAAGCTGGCGCAGCAACACCTGCTCCACCAGTAGGTCCTGCGCTCGGACAGCATGGTGTGAACATCATGGAGTTCGTCAAGGCATATAACGCTGCGACTGAATCACAAAAGGGCCAGATCATTCCTGTAGAGATCACTGTCTACGAGGATCGCTCATTCGACTTCATCACAAAGACTCCTCCAGCATCACGCCTGATCCTTAAGGCAGCTGGAGTTGAAAAGGGATCAGCGATTCCTCACAAGAACAAGGTTGCAAATATCACCATGGCTCAGGTCAAGGAGATTGCAAATACAAAGATGGCTGATCTCAATGCAAATGACATTGATGCAGCAGCTTTGATCATCGCAGGAACTGCTCGTTCAATGGGAATCACAGTCTCTGCATAA